A single genomic interval of Juglans regia cultivar Chandler chromosome 1, Walnut 2.0, whole genome shotgun sequence harbors:
- the LOC108992075 gene encoding uncharacterized protein LOC108992075: MEKLEEMVVLFRRVWLRRNEFVFEKKLSCPKYLVKGSLESLFEFKATQSLTKQGVKRNNNNARIAMRWERPENGWVKVNWDAALNLKERRMGAGIIVRDEKGEALVAMCDQKTNVDSPVIAECFALRMAVELCGELNIHKAVFEGDARTIIEAVQSVKEENSVFGSLIDDIKFLFQNRLDWKIQFAYRERNIVAHTLAKSAIDLLEKTIWIEEVPDFAVRSLDSDKSCIT; this comes from the coding sequence ATGGAGAAGTTAGAAGAGATGGTTGTTCTATTCAGGAGGGTTTGGTTGCGcagaaatgagtttgttttcgAGAAGAAGCTAAGTTGTCCTAAGTATCTGGTAAAAGGTAGCTTAGAAAGCTTATTTGAGTTCAAGGCAACTCAGAGTCTCACAAAACAAGGGGTGAAAAGGAATAACAACAATGCAAGAATTGCTATGAGATGGGAGAGACCAGAGAATGGATGGGTGAAAGTGAACTGGGATGCAGCACTAAActtgaaagagagaagaatggGGGCTGGGATCATAGTGAGAGATGAGAAAGGAGAAGCTTTAGTTGCTATGTGTGATCAGAAGACCAACGTTGACAGCCCAGTGATAGCAGAGTGTTTTGCTTTGAGAATGGCTGTAGAGCTATGCGGTGAACTTAATATACACAAGGCTgtttttgaaggagatgcaagAACTATAATAGAGGCAGTACAGAGTGTTAAGGAGGAAAATTCTGTTTTTGGTTCCTTAATCGATgatattaaattcttatttcaaAATAGACTAGATTGGAAAATTCAATTTGCTTATAGAGAAAGAAACATAGTGGCTCATACCTTAGCAAAGTCAGCTATAGATTTGTTAGAAAAAACAATCTGGATAGAGGAAGTACCAGATTTTGCTGTAAGAAGTTTGGATAGTGACAAAAGTTGTATTACTTGA